In a single window of the Streptomyces sp. HUAS ZL42 genome:
- a CDS encoding class I adenylate-forming enzyme family protein, protein MQHIAELPDVRAARNPTGPCIADDREQLDNRTFLARVRKAADALHAHGTGPGDVVAVILPNRLELVVAMFAAWRLGAAVTPVNPGLTEPEARHQIEDSGAKTVITDGTSRLAGTLDVSELTRARTAGHDDKTETAAGSLALIIYTSGTTGRPKGVMLDHANVAAMCGMIIDGLGLDDTDHSLLVLPLFHVNGIVVSVLSPLLAGGRTTIAGRFSASSFFGSVESARPTYFSAVPAIYAMLVALPEDVRPDTSSLRRVICGAAPMPAELIARFEQRYGVPIVEGYGLSEGTCASTLNPPDGPRKPGTVGLPLPGQTVAVMDGEGNLLGAGAVGEVVVRGPNVMRGYLGLPDETARTVVDGWLHTGDVGRFDADGHLVLVDRIKDMIIRGGENIYPKEIENVLHAHPSVLEAAVVGAPDPTLGEVPVAHVVLLPGATVTADGLVEHCRGSLARIKVPVTVTVTEALPRNPVGKIDKRRLRSATANR, encoded by the coding sequence GTGCAGCACATCGCCGAACTGCCGGACGTCAGGGCCGCCCGGAATCCCACAGGGCCCTGTATTGCGGACGACCGTGAGCAGCTGGACAACCGTACTTTCCTGGCACGGGTGCGGAAAGCCGCGGACGCCCTGCACGCACACGGAACAGGTCCGGGCGACGTGGTGGCGGTGATTCTGCCGAATCGCCTGGAACTCGTCGTCGCCATGTTCGCGGCCTGGCGGCTCGGCGCCGCCGTCACGCCCGTGAATCCCGGACTCACCGAGCCCGAGGCGCGCCATCAGATCGAGGATTCCGGGGCGAAGACGGTGATCACCGACGGCACCTCCCGCCTCGCCGGGACGCTCGACGTGTCCGAGCTGACGCGTGCGCGCACCGCCGGCCATGACGACAAGACCGAAACCGCCGCCGGCTCCCTCGCCCTGATCATCTATACGAGCGGGACCACGGGACGTCCGAAGGGCGTCATGCTCGACCACGCCAACGTCGCCGCCATGTGCGGGATGATCATCGACGGGCTCGGCCTGGACGACACCGACCACAGCCTGCTGGTCCTGCCGCTGTTCCACGTCAACGGGATCGTGGTGAGCGTGCTGTCGCCGCTGCTGGCGGGCGGACGTACGACGATCGCCGGCCGGTTCAGCGCCTCGTCCTTCTTCGGCTCGGTCGAAAGCGCGCGGCCCACCTATTTCTCGGCCGTACCCGCGATCTACGCGATGCTGGTCGCGCTCCCCGAGGACGTGCGGCCGGACACCTCGTCGCTGCGCCGTGTCATCTGCGGGGCCGCGCCGATGCCCGCGGAGCTGATCGCCCGGTTCGAGCAGCGCTACGGAGTACCGATCGTCGAGGGCTACGGGCTCTCCGAGGGCACCTGCGCCTCGACGCTGAACCCGCCGGACGGTCCGCGCAAGCCCGGCACGGTCGGGCTCCCGCTGCCCGGGCAGACCGTCGCAGTGATGGACGGCGAGGGCAACCTGCTGGGCGCCGGGGCCGTGGGCGAGGTGGTGGTCCGGGGCCCGAACGTCATGCGCGGCTACCTGGGACTGCCGGACGAGACCGCCAGGACCGTGGTCGACGGCTGGCTGCACACCGGGGACGTCGGGCGGTTCGACGCAGACGGCCATCTCGTCCTCGTCGACCGCATCAAGGACATGATCATCCGAGGTGGGGAGAACATCTACCCCAAGGAGATCGAGAACGTCCTGCACGCCCACCCGTCGGTGCTGGAGGCGGCCGTGGTCGGCGCGCCCGATCCGACGCTCGGCGAGGTCCCCGTCGCGCATGTCGTCCTGCTGCCGGGAGCCACGGTCACGGCCGACGGGCTCGTCGAGCACTGCCGCGGCTCGCTGGCCCGGATCAAGGTGCCGGTGACGGTCACCGTCACCGAGGCGCTCCCGAGGAACCCGGTGGGGAAGATCGACAAGCGGCGCCTCCGCTCAGCGACTGCGAACCGGTAG
- a CDS encoding fumarylacetoacetate hydrolase family protein, which produces MKLATIRLGNRTTAVRVEGDSLVDLGLPDVGAVLASAGGLDAAATADGRRHAGADAEFAPLVPRPSKVVCVGLNYQKHIKEMGRDLPEYPTLFCKFADTLVGALDDVRRPVETEQFDWEAELAVVVGQQVRRASEAEAEAAIAGFTVLNDVTCRDWQFRTREWLQGKNWDSTTPLGPFLVTTDEVGGPRPALDIRCEVNGQVMQHDNTGDLLFDPVHLVRYVSTMIRLNPGDIIATGTPGGVGHAREPQVFLQEGDTIVTEIEGLGRLENRVVSEGA; this is translated from the coding sequence GTGAAGCTCGCCACCATCCGTCTCGGGAACCGCACCACCGCGGTGCGCGTCGAGGGCGACTCCCTTGTCGACCTGGGGCTGCCCGACGTGGGTGCCGTGCTGGCATCGGCCGGCGGTCTCGACGCAGCGGCCACGGCCGACGGTCGCCGGCACGCGGGCGCCGACGCCGAGTTCGCACCGCTCGTCCCCCGCCCCAGCAAGGTGGTCTGCGTCGGCCTGAACTACCAGAAGCACATCAAGGAGATGGGCCGCGACCTGCCCGAATACCCCACCCTCTTCTGCAAGTTCGCCGACACGCTCGTCGGCGCCCTCGACGACGTCCGACGTCCGGTCGAGACCGAGCAGTTCGACTGGGAAGCCGAACTCGCCGTCGTCGTCGGCCAACAGGTACGACGCGCAAGCGAAGCCGAAGCCGAGGCCGCCATCGCGGGCTTCACCGTCCTCAACGACGTCACCTGCCGCGACTGGCAGTTCCGCACCCGCGAGTGGCTGCAGGGCAAGAACTGGGACTCCACCACCCCGCTCGGACCGTTCCTGGTCACCACCGACGAGGTCGGCGGCCCGCGCCCCGCCCTCGACATCCGCTGCGAGGTCAACGGGCAGGTCATGCAACACGACAACACCGGTGACCTGCTCTTCGACCCGGTTCACCTGGTCCGCTACGTCTCTACGATGATCCGGCTCAACCCCGGCGACATCATCGCCACCGGCACCCCCGGCGGCGTCGGCCACGCCCGCGAACCGCAGGTGTTCCTGCAGGAGGGCGACACCATCGTCACCGAGATCGAGGGCCTGGGCCGCCTGGAGAACCGCGTCGTCTCCGAGGGTGCGTGA
- a CDS encoding cupin domain-containing protein, whose protein sequence is MTDQDNVVSPVSLTAEDRPDQPPVTAELEELYRGFEKALLVPLWTRIGDLMPEHPRSKAQPHLWEWKTLLELAGRSGDIVPVGRGGERRAIALANPSLGGRPYATPTLWAAIQYLMPGEDAPEHRHTQNAFRFVVEGEGVWTVVERDPVPMRRGDFLPQAGMNWHAHHNPAGEPMAWIDGLDIPFQYDVEAQFFDFGRDELSEEEHATPDRSRSERLWGHPGLAPVSQLERTEGTPLLCYRWADTDAALTDQLELERHGHPGTVGPGHALVRYTNPTTAGDVLPTIRAQFHRLVRGAQTAPHRETGSSVYQVFDGCGRVTVGDFSWSVQRGDLFVVPSWQPLSIRSEASPSDSDSGALDLFQFSDAPLFTKLNLFRTHIEENA, encoded by the coding sequence ATGACCGACCAAGACAACGTCGTCTCCCCCGTCTCGCTCACCGCTGAGGACCGACCCGACCAGCCGCCGGTCACCGCCGAGCTCGAAGAGCTCTACCGGGGCTTCGAGAAGGCCCTGCTGGTGCCGCTGTGGACCCGGATCGGCGACCTGATGCCCGAGCACCCCAGGTCGAAGGCGCAGCCACACCTGTGGGAGTGGAAGACGCTGCTCGAGCTGGCCGGCCGCTCCGGCGACATCGTGCCGGTCGGCCGCGGCGGCGAGCGGCGCGCCATCGCGCTGGCCAACCCGAGTCTGGGCGGCAGGCCCTACGCCACCCCCACCCTGTGGGCCGCCATCCAGTACCTGATGCCCGGCGAGGACGCCCCCGAGCACCGGCACACCCAGAACGCGTTCCGGTTCGTCGTGGAAGGCGAGGGCGTGTGGACGGTGGTGGAGCGCGATCCGGTGCCCATGCGCCGGGGTGACTTCCTGCCGCAGGCCGGGATGAACTGGCACGCCCACCACAACCCGGCCGGCGAGCCCATGGCCTGGATCGACGGCCTGGACATCCCCTTCCAGTACGACGTCGAGGCGCAGTTCTTCGACTTCGGACGGGACGAGCTGTCGGAGGAGGAGCACGCGACGCCCGACCGGTCGCGCTCCGAGCGGCTGTGGGGCCACCCGGGGCTGGCGCCGGTCTCGCAGCTCGAACGCACGGAGGGCACTCCGCTGCTGTGCTACCGCTGGGCGGACACCGACGCCGCGCTCACCGACCAGCTGGAGCTGGAACGCCACGGTCACCCCGGCACCGTCGGGCCCGGCCACGCCCTGGTGCGCTACACCAACCCCACCACCGCAGGCGACGTCCTGCCCACCATCCGCGCCCAGTTCCACCGTCTGGTCCGCGGTGCGCAGACCGCTCCGCACCGGGAGACGGGTTCGTCGGTCTACCAGGTGTTCGACGGCTGCGGCCGGGTGACCGTGGGCGACTTCTCCTGGTCGGTCCAGCGCGGCGACCTGTTCGTCGTGCCGTCCTGGCAGCCCCTGTCGATCCGCTCCGAGGCCTCGCCGTCGGACTCCGACTCCGGCGCGCTCGACCTGTTCCAGTTCAGCGACGCCCCCCTGTTCACCAAGCTCAACCTGTTCCGCACCCACATCGAGGAGAACGCGTGA
- a CDS encoding helix-turn-helix domain-containing protein, with amino-acid sequence MSVDVDGTVRDVAKNIQADLERLTSEMTSMFVDVIPEFRHDDAVRRLMVASTSSNLVAILDMLALSISLDDITVPPAAAEYARRFAQHDLSLEALLRAYRLGEHMVVQWAVNVLRRLELSTDEALATTSRIALLVNSYIDQVIEGVIDIYENERRRWDARSDATRAAQVRAVLDTEGLDLASAEKMLSTSLRGWHLAAIIWTGRGAAGHVSARLRAGTAMLAAATGKAPLTISADEQTCWAWISSAGKPALDVHRLEGELREHPGLRIAVGDPSPGLGGFRQTFRDAQRARNVAATGAGPDRALVLHSQVALAGLLVDHLTDVRAWAGRVLGDLMRDDEATVRLRETVQVFLDARGSFTDAAARMHVHKNTVHYRVRKAEEILGHPLTEHRLDIEVALLACAQLGLRHTERA; translated from the coding sequence ATGAGCGTCGACGTGGACGGGACCGTGCGGGATGTCGCCAAGAACATCCAGGCCGATCTGGAGCGCCTCACTTCCGAGATGACCTCGATGTTCGTCGACGTCATCCCCGAGTTCCGGCACGACGACGCCGTACGGCGGCTGATGGTCGCGAGCACCTCGTCGAACCTGGTGGCCATCCTCGACATGCTGGCGCTGAGCATCTCGCTCGACGACATCACCGTGCCGCCCGCCGCCGCCGAGTACGCCCGCCGCTTCGCCCAGCACGACCTGTCACTGGAGGCGCTGCTGCGCGCCTACCGCCTGGGCGAGCACATGGTCGTGCAGTGGGCCGTGAACGTCCTGCGCCGTCTGGAACTCTCCACGGACGAGGCACTGGCGACGACGAGCCGGATCGCGCTCCTGGTCAACAGCTATATCGACCAGGTCATCGAGGGCGTGATCGACATCTACGAGAACGAACGCCGACGGTGGGACGCCCGCTCCGACGCGACCCGCGCCGCGCAGGTCCGCGCCGTGCTCGACACCGAGGGACTGGATCTCGCCTCGGCCGAGAAGATGCTGTCGACGTCACTTCGCGGATGGCACCTGGCCGCGATCATCTGGACCGGGCGCGGCGCGGCCGGTCATGTCTCGGCCCGCCTCCGCGCGGGCACGGCGATGCTGGCCGCGGCCACCGGGAAGGCCCCTCTGACGATCTCCGCCGACGAGCAGACATGCTGGGCGTGGATCTCCTCCGCCGGCAAGCCGGCCCTCGACGTCCACCGGCTCGAAGGCGAACTGCGCGAACACCCCGGGCTCCGCATCGCCGTCGGTGACCCGTCTCCCGGACTCGGCGGATTCCGGCAGACGTTCCGGGACGCGCAGCGCGCCCGCAACGTCGCCGCCACCGGAGCCGGCCCCGACCGAGCGCTCGTCCTCCACTCCCAGGTCGCGCTGGCGGGCCTGCTCGTCGACCACCTCACCGACGTCAGAGCCTGGGCCGGACGCGTACTGGGCGATCTCATGCGCGACGACGAGGCCACGGTCCGTCTGCGGGAGACCGTGCAGGTCTTCCTCGACGCGCGAGGCAGCTTCACCGACGCCGCCGCACGCATGCACGTCCACAAGAACACGGTCCACTACCGCGTACGCAAGGCCGAGGAGATACTCGGCCACCCCCTCACCGAGCACCGTCTGGACATCGAGGTGGCCCTGCTGGCCTGCGCCCAGCTCGGTCTGAGGCATACGGAGCGTGCATAG
- a CDS encoding IclR family transcriptional regulator, with the protein MAKSMKNPPAYGVTSVDHALQLAVILQVEGPITVSEAARRLGVARSSAHRLLSTLVYRDFAVQNEDRSYRAGPVLEIAAKAQSNVGALRAAALGPLRALVDTLDETANVTIRTGWTVRFIASVECAQALRVGNREGMVFPAHQASGGLVMLAALTDDELTALYAHAPADGPEEFPDLAELRTELGAVRRTGFAVNLERSERGVVAIGRGVTDASGATIAAVSVSMPSVRYSAGEVKAIVSALATAADRISAEMEPAR; encoded by the coding sequence GTGGCCAAGTCGATGAAGAACCCGCCGGCCTACGGCGTGACGAGCGTGGACCACGCGCTGCAGTTGGCGGTGATTCTTCAGGTGGAGGGCCCCATCACAGTGTCCGAGGCCGCCCGTCGGCTCGGTGTGGCCCGCTCCAGCGCCCACCGCCTCCTGTCCACCCTCGTGTACCGCGACTTCGCGGTGCAGAACGAGGACCGCAGTTACCGGGCCGGCCCGGTCCTGGAGATCGCCGCCAAGGCCCAGTCGAACGTAGGGGCGCTCAGGGCGGCCGCGCTCGGCCCCCTGCGGGCCCTCGTCGACACCCTCGACGAGACCGCGAATGTCACCATCCGCACCGGCTGGACCGTACGGTTCATCGCCTCGGTCGAGTGCGCACAGGCCCTCCGGGTCGGCAACCGTGAGGGGATGGTCTTCCCCGCGCACCAGGCGAGCGGGGGCCTGGTGATGCTCGCCGCCCTCACCGACGACGAACTGACCGCGCTCTACGCGCATGCCCCGGCCGACGGGCCCGAGGAGTTCCCGGACCTGGCAGAGCTGCGTACCGAACTCGGAGCCGTCCGGCGCACCGGCTTCGCCGTCAACCTGGAACGTTCTGAGCGAGGTGTCGTCGCGATCGGGCGCGGAGTGACCGATGCGAGCGGCGCCACGATCGCGGCCGTGTCCGTGTCGATGCCGAGTGTGCGGTACTCGGCGGGCGAGGTGAAGGCGATCGTGTCGGCCCTGGCCACGGCGGCAGACAGGATCTCCGCGGAGATGGAGCCGGCCAGGTAG
- a CDS encoding maleylpyruvate isomerase family mycothiol-dependent enzyme, whose translation MRTLRTTLAWVAEGTALCGKAVADLDEASYGAPSLLPGWTRGHLVAHVAANARALRNLVHWARTGEPTPMYSSPEQRLADIASGAQLPAAWLTAWFEESAQLLAYAMAELTEEQWQAEVLTAQGRTVPASEVPWMRTREVMVHAVDLATGVQFADLPEEFLTELRRDIVGKRGGDGVPAVQGSAADITAFLAGRPYTGVTTRDGAPAQPLTPWL comes from the coding sequence ATGAGAACCCTGCGGACGACGCTGGCCTGGGTGGCCGAGGGCACCGCACTGTGCGGCAAGGCCGTCGCGGACCTCGACGAAGCGTCGTACGGCGCTCCCTCGCTCCTCCCGGGCTGGACCCGGGGGCACCTCGTGGCCCACGTCGCCGCCAACGCCCGGGCCCTGCGCAACCTCGTGCACTGGGCCCGCACCGGTGAGCCCACCCCGATGTACAGCTCACCGGAGCAGCGCCTGGCGGACATCGCGTCGGGCGCGCAGCTGCCCGCCGCATGGCTCACCGCCTGGTTCGAGGAGTCGGCGCAGCTGCTGGCCTACGCGATGGCCGAACTGACCGAGGAGCAGTGGCAGGCGGAAGTGCTGACCGCCCAGGGGAGGACCGTGCCGGCGAGCGAGGTCCCCTGGATGCGCACGAGGGAGGTCATGGTGCATGCCGTCGACCTCGCCACCGGCGTCCAGTTCGCCGACCTGCCCGAGGAGTTCCTCACCGAGCTCCGCCGCGACATCGTCGGCAAGCGCGGCGGCGACGGCGTTCCCGCCGTCCAGGGCAGTGCCGCCGACATCACTGCGTTCCTGGCGGGCCGCCCGTACACCGGGGTGACGACCCGGGACGGCGCCCCCGCCCAACCCCTGACTCCGTGGCTGTGA
- a CDS encoding YihY/virulence factor BrkB family protein, with the protein MVRLLPKIGHKDHDVRQDEAPAAERPPGTDPARHYGPDAEVERRAPDSPTDLPKGSWGAVFKRSLREFKDDELTDRAAALTYYGVLSLFPALLVLVSLLGIVGKSATDSVLDNIRQLTPGSARDIITRAVEQLQGNSGTSSVMAIVGLVLAVWSASGYVAAFIRTANAVYDIPEGRPVWKILPVRVGVTVVLMVLAVASALIVVFTGALARQAGKALGVGDTALTVWEIAKWPVLVVLVAVMIALLYWATPNARVKGLRWITPGSFLALMIWLIASGGFALYVANFASYNKTYGTMAGVIVFLVWLWISNLAILLGLEFDAETVRQRAIAGGHPPEAEPYAEPRDTRKWDEQDLRRMDRPES; encoded by the coding sequence ATGGTTCGGCTACTTCCAAAAATCGGGCACAAAGATCATGACGTTCGCCAGGACGAAGCCCCTGCGGCCGAGCGGCCGCCCGGGACGGATCCGGCGCGGCACTACGGCCCCGACGCGGAGGTGGAGCGGCGGGCCCCGGACAGCCCGACCGATCTGCCGAAGGGGTCCTGGGGCGCGGTGTTCAAGAGGAGCCTGCGCGAGTTCAAGGACGACGAGCTCACCGACCGGGCCGCCGCGCTGACGTACTACGGCGTGCTCTCGTTGTTCCCGGCGTTGCTGGTGTTGGTCTCATTGCTGGGTATCGTCGGCAAGTCCGCCACGGACAGCGTGCTGGACAACATCCGGCAGCTGACACCCGGGTCGGCCCGCGACATCATCACCCGGGCCGTGGAGCAGTTGCAGGGCAACAGCGGCACCAGTTCCGTCATGGCGATCGTCGGCCTGGTGCTGGCGGTGTGGTCGGCGTCGGGGTACGTGGCGGCGTTCATCCGTACGGCCAACGCCGTGTACGACATTCCCGAGGGCCGTCCGGTGTGGAAGATCCTTCCGGTGCGGGTCGGGGTGACGGTCGTACTGATGGTGCTGGCCGTGGCCAGCGCGCTGATCGTGGTCTTCACGGGCGCCCTGGCCCGTCAGGCCGGGAAGGCCCTGGGGGTCGGCGACACGGCGCTGACGGTGTGGGAGATCGCCAAATGGCCCGTCCTCGTGGTGCTGGTCGCTGTCATGATCGCGCTCCTGTACTGGGCCACTCCGAACGCCCGGGTGAAGGGTCTGAGGTGGATCACACCGGGCAGCTTCCTGGCGCTGATGATCTGGCTGATCGCCTCCGGCGGGTTCGCGTTGTACGTCGCCAACTTCGCCTCGTACAACAAGACCTACGGCACGATGGCGGGGGTCATCGTGTTCCTGGTGTGGCTGTGGATCAGCAACCTGGCGATCCTGCTGGGGCTGGAGTTCGACGCGGAGACCGTACGCCAGCGGGCGATCGCCGGGGGACACCCACCCGAGGCCGAGCCGTACGCCGAACCGCGCGACACCCGGAAGTGGGACGAGCAGGACCTGCGCCGCATGGACCGGCCTGAATCGTAA
- a CDS encoding phytoene desaturase family protein produces MSTATVVGAGPNGLAAAVALARAGVRVTVLEAADEIGGGTRSGEAIVPGLLHDHCSAIHPMAVGSSFLNGLGLDRYGLRWAWPEIDCVHPLDSGTAGVLHRSVTGTAAGLGADGRVWRRLFEGPSAAYGTFGDDIMGPLLRLPRHPVRLARFGVPALAPASLLAKAFRTEEARALWGGVAAHAFHPLERPLSASIGLGILTAGHHYGWAVAEGGSRRITDAMAALLLDLGGKIETGVRVRSVSRLPAADVTVWDVAPTALADILGDLLPSRIARAYRRYRYGPGAFKVDFAVEGGVPWRAEAARRAGTVHLGGTYAEVAATERDIHAGRMPERPFVLVGQQYLADPSRSVGDVHPVWSYAHVPNGYTGDATEAITAQIERFAPGFRDRIVGTAVRTTPGFAEYNPNYVGGNIMTGATDIAQLVLGPRPTLQPYDTGVPGHYLCSAATPPGPGAHGMCGAHAAARALRYLRGRLG; encoded by the coding sequence ATGAGTACAGCGACCGTGGTGGGCGCCGGGCCCAACGGTCTGGCCGCCGCCGTCGCCCTGGCCCGGGCGGGCGTCCGGGTCACGGTGCTGGAGGCGGCGGACGAGATCGGCGGCGGCACCCGCTCCGGTGAGGCGATCGTGCCGGGCCTGCTGCACGACCACTGCTCGGCCATCCACCCCATGGCCGTCGGCTCGTCGTTCCTGAACGGACTCGGACTCGACCGCTACGGGCTGCGGTGGGCGTGGCCGGAGATCGACTGCGTGCATCCGCTCGACAGCGGTACGGCCGGGGTGCTGCACCGCTCGGTGACCGGGACCGCCGCCGGTCTCGGCGCCGACGGGCGGGTGTGGCGGCGGCTGTTCGAAGGGCCTTCGGCGGCGTACGGCACCTTCGGCGACGACATCATGGGCCCCCTCCTGCGCCTGCCCCGGCATCCCGTCCGCCTCGCCCGCTTCGGCGTTCCCGCGCTCGCCCCCGCGTCGCTGCTCGCGAAGGCGTTCAGGACCGAGGAGGCCAGGGCGCTGTGGGGCGGGGTCGCGGCGCACGCCTTCCATCCCCTGGAACGGCCGCTCAGCGCGAGCATCGGGCTGGGCATCCTCACCGCGGGGCACCACTACGGCTGGGCGGTCGCCGAGGGGGGCTCGCGCCGCATCACCGACGCCATGGCGGCGCTGCTGCTCGACCTCGGAGGAAAGATCGAGACCGGCGTGCGGGTGCGATCGGTCTCCCGGCTTCCGGCCGCGGACGTGACCGTCTGGGACGTGGCACCCACGGCCCTGGCCGACATCCTCGGCGATCTGCTGCCGTCCCGGATCGCCCGCGCCTACCGCCGCTACCGGTACGGACCGGGCGCGTTCAAGGTCGACTTCGCGGTCGAGGGAGGCGTCCCCTGGCGGGCCGAGGCGGCGCGGCGGGCCGGCACGGTGCACCTCGGCGGCACGTACGCCGAGGTCGCGGCCACCGAGCGGGACATCCACGCCGGGCGGATGCCCGAGAGGCCGTTCGTACTGGTCGGGCAGCAGTATCTGGCCGACCCCTCGCGGTCGGTCGGCGACGTTCACCCCGTGTGGTCGTACGCCCATGTCCCGAACGGCTACACCGGGGACGCCACCGAGGCGATCACCGCGCAGATCGAGCGGTTCGCCCCGGGATTCCGGGACCGGATCGTCGGCACCGCGGTGCGCACCACACCCGGGTTCGCCGAGTACAACCCCAACTACGTCGGCGGCAACATCATGACCGGCGCCACGGACATCGCCCAACTCGTCCTCGGGCCACGCCCCACCCTCCAGCCGTACGACACCGGGGTGCCCGGCCACTACCTGTGCTCCGCGGCCACCCCACCCGGGCCCGGCGCGCACGGAATGTGCGGCGCCCACGCCGCCGCACGCGCTCTGCGCTACCTGCGCGGGCGACTCGGGTGA
- a CDS encoding DUF3556 domain-containing protein translates to MGFKTGDFPQVEQEAFLEKPLQERLRTLALHWVEYGFGTPKMIPATYVVKVLVLYVLGGTALATWTSDTGPFWDVTHWWNEPVVYQKLVLWTVFLESVGVAGSWGPIAGKFKPMTGGILFWARPGTIRLRPWKRVPFTGGDRRTAGDVLLYLAFLGSLLMAVVLPGVPSASLTEALPDNTSGLVRPALLVAPVVLYVLNGLRDKTVFLAARGEQYLPALVFFAVLPFTDMVIAAKLLICVVWIGAGVSKFGLHFTNVVSPMVSNSPCVPAKWVKRLHYRDFPHDIRPSKVATFMAHVGGSTVEIVTPLVLLFSTNPRLTLAAVVLMVVFHLFITSTFPLAVPLEWNLLFGYLTVFLFLGFPARDGYGVGDMSSPWLAAGIAAGLVFFPVLGNLRPDLVSFLPSMRQYAGNWASALWAFAPGAEEKLNSLPHRPTKNQVDQLQAMGYPPAVAEITMQQTIAWRSMHSQGRGLFSVLLKNLPDLDRRTVREAEFGCNSLIGFNFGDGHLHHLDLINAVQSRIGFAPGEWIIVWVESQPIHRGIQHYQLIDAALGVIERGTWKVADAVKEQPWLPDGPIPLDVIWTREQAPTARLEVTEGLAP, encoded by the coding sequence ATGGGGTTCAAAACGGGTGACTTTCCGCAGGTCGAGCAAGAGGCCTTCCTGGAGAAGCCTCTTCAGGAACGGCTGAGAACACTGGCTCTGCACTGGGTGGAATACGGATTCGGCACACCGAAGATGATTCCGGCGACCTACGTGGTCAAGGTTCTCGTCCTCTATGTCCTCGGCGGGACGGCACTGGCGACATGGACCTCGGACACAGGACCGTTCTGGGATGTGACGCACTGGTGGAACGAGCCGGTCGTCTACCAGAAGCTGGTGCTGTGGACGGTCTTCCTGGAATCGGTCGGTGTGGCCGGGTCATGGGGCCCGATCGCCGGCAAGTTCAAGCCGATGACCGGCGGGATCCTGTTCTGGGCCAGGCCGGGCACCATCCGGCTGCGGCCGTGGAAGCGGGTGCCGTTCACGGGCGGAGACCGTCGCACGGCCGGTGATGTGCTGCTCTACCTGGCCTTCCTGGGGTCGCTGCTGATGGCCGTCGTACTGCCGGGCGTGCCCAGCGCGTCGCTCACCGAGGCCCTGCCGGACAACACCTCCGGGCTGGTGCGTCCGGCCCTGCTGGTGGCACCCGTCGTCCTTTACGTGCTGAACGGCCTGCGGGACAAGACGGTCTTCCTCGCCGCCAGGGGTGAGCAGTACCTGCCCGCGCTGGTGTTCTTCGCCGTGCTGCCGTTCACCGACATGGTCATCGCGGCGAAGCTGCTGATCTGCGTGGTCTGGATCGGCGCCGGGGTGTCGAAGTTCGGGCTGCACTTCACCAACGTCGTCTCACCGATGGTCTCCAACAGCCCCTGTGTGCCCGCGAAGTGGGTCAAGCGGCTCCACTACCGCGACTTCCCCCACGACATCCGCCCGTCGAAGGTCGCGACCTTCATGGCGCACGTCGGCGGCTCCACCGTCGAGATCGTCACGCCGCTGGTGCTGCTGTTCTCCACGAACCCCCGGCTCACGCTCGCGGCCGTGGTGCTGATGGTCGTCTTCCACCTGTTCATCACCTCGACGTTCCCGCTGGCCGTTCCGCTGGAGTGGAACCTCCTGTTCGGCTACCTGACGGTCTTCCTGTTCCTCGGCTTCCCGGCCCGGGACGGCTACGGCGTCGGCGACATGTCCTCACCGTGGCTGGCCGCCGGGATCGCCGCCGGACTGGTGTTCTTCCCGGTCCTCGGCAACCTGCGTCCGGACCTGGTGTCGTTCCTGCCCTCGATGCGGCAGTACGCGGGCAACTGGGCCTCCGCGCTGTGGGCGTTCGCGCCGGGCGCGGAGGAGAAGCTGAACTCGCTGCCGCACCGTCCGACCAAGAATCAGGTCGACCAGCTGCAGGCGATGGGCTATCCGCCGGCCGTCGCCGAGATCACCATGCAGCAGACGATCGCCTGGCGGTCGATGCACAGCCAGGGCCGCGGCCTGTTCTCCGTCCTGCTGAAGAACCTTCCCGATCTCGACCGACGCACGGTGCGCGAGGCCGAGTTCGGCTGCAACTCGCTGATCGGGTTCAACTTCGGCGACGGCCATCTGCACCACCTCGATCTGATCAACGCCGTGCAGTCCCGGATCGGGTTCGCCCCCGGAGAGTGGATCATCGTCTGGGTGGAGTCGCAGCCCATCCACCGCGGGATCCAGCACTACCAGTTGATCGACGCCGCGCTCGGGGTGATCGAGCGGGGCACCTGGAAGGTCGCGGACGCGGTGAAGGAGCAGCCGTGGCTGCCCGACGGGCCGATCCCGCTGGACGTCATCTGGACCCGCGAACAGGCGCCGACCGCGCGCCTTGAGGTGACCGAGGGGCTGGCACCGTAG